A single region of the Verrucomicrobiia bacterium genome encodes:
- the smc gene encoding chromosome segregation protein SMC, producing the protein MYLKSLQLIGFKSFAEKTTLEFLPGVTAVVGPNGCGKSNISDAIRWVLGEQSAKALRGSEMADVIFNGTDGRRAINLAEVSMTFAEVDPTSLSLPGVNLDFSEITISRRVHRDGNGEYFINKTPCRLRDIQGLFMDTGIGRSSYSLMAQGQIDQILSAHPEDRRTIFEEAAGINKYKHQKKEALRKLEYTEANLVRITDIIKEVKRQIISLQRQAGKARRYKELFDQLKGIDTRLARHKYDLLQADITGLESQIANFVHQSEAFSGQIAEKEQQIADLRRSLAEIERAISEAVNRDHELKSEADRHQQRTTTNTERITELEQLIENNHRETAGAEEKIRVQEELLASLNTEFEQIDSSLASEQAKLQAQQDAVRQLDADLSQKNTALTEAKSALVDLESAIAHSRNELAGLDQKKKYDVVRAERLSTERLQLEDQRRALEQRLQTYNDGLAELRSSVNTLRAALTAKQSELNEVSSQASVATLTHQVGITDASQKGARLDVLRQFFAAPDGRTTLGNILDVEPQYGAAIEAALHHAIHTILADDLSAARQLLASGLQNPSVAAPESPRVSLDQSTGDLPQGAMAWATAVACVRDVRFEPLVRSLLHGVVIAGDLDIALSLRQYHPHLAVATLRGELVDEHGILSAVSKSHIAEIGELTQEVAQLQARVSGQETARVELEQKEAALETELSVLRADLHAKEIALAAKEGELNALATEGRDLESKVHTVVFELQSIEQQDTEEKQRRETILVALRGSEARQGELQQQMNVAQQAVNELLVRKEQMTQQLTELRVSVGGIEHKRRAIESQREPIAARVRDLHERMEICASEITSYTAKIEQFRTEIGESEQKIAELAGAREQSQQHISGLQHQRAEVATGIEQAEEELRGIRKQANDAQSQKSGFEVQLAQKRMESQNLKDRVWQKYQVNVEDVRADLINITVADQGPAITEQVELPVDWDAIELQVTELQSKLDAMGPVNVEAINEFEELEQRHNFLSQQHEDLVKAKDQLLQVITKINLTTKQLFQETFEKIRENFQIMYTELFGGGKANLILLDENDPLESGIEIVAKPPGKQLQSVTLLSGGEKTLTATALLFAIYMVKPSPFCVLDELDAPLDESNINRFVRILQRFITQSQFVIITHNKRTIGMADALYGITMEEHGVSKVVSVKFSPREETQRKQSEKARELQEERIDGAATLAADLRPHEEDLHNDLLERKEQTVASIPDAAPVFVEAVPTLGQPAPDDLKAEVQAAIASAVEAGESAKQTADAAGDQTSGTSAPSSS; encoded by the coding sequence ATGTATCTGAAGAGCCTTCAGCTCATTGGCTTCAAGTCATTTGCTGAAAAGACTACGCTTGAGTTTTTGCCGGGCGTGACCGCGGTGGTCGGTCCGAACGGCTGTGGAAAATCCAATATCTCCGACGCGATCCGCTGGGTGCTCGGGGAGCAATCAGCCAAGGCGCTGCGCGGCAGCGAAATGGCCGACGTTATCTTCAACGGCACCGACGGCCGCCGGGCCATCAACCTCGCCGAAGTCAGCATGACCTTTGCCGAGGTCGATCCCACGAGCCTCTCGCTACCGGGCGTCAATCTCGACTTCTCCGAAATCACGATCTCGCGCCGCGTCCATCGCGACGGCAATGGCGAGTATTTCATCAACAAAACGCCCTGCCGCCTCCGCGACATCCAGGGCCTGTTTATGGACACGGGCATTGGCCGTTCGAGTTATTCGCTGATGGCGCAGGGACAGATCGACCAGATTCTCAGCGCGCATCCCGAAGATCGCCGCACAATTTTTGAAGAAGCCGCGGGCATTAACAAGTACAAGCACCAGAAGAAAGAAGCCCTCCGCAAGCTCGAGTACACCGAGGCCAACCTCGTCCGCATCACCGACATCATCAAGGAAGTCAAACGCCAGATCATTTCGTTGCAGCGCCAGGCCGGCAAGGCCCGCCGTTACAAGGAACTCTTCGACCAGCTCAAGGGAATCGACACGCGTCTCGCGCGGCACAAATACGATCTGTTGCAGGCCGACATCACGGGCCTCGAATCCCAAATCGCCAATTTCGTTCACCAATCCGAGGCGTTTTCAGGTCAAATCGCCGAGAAGGAACAGCAGATCGCCGATCTCCGACGTTCGCTCGCGGAAATCGAGCGCGCCATCAGCGAAGCCGTCAACCGCGACCACGAACTCAAGAGCGAAGCCGACCGACATCAGCAGCGCACGACGACCAACACCGAGCGGATCACCGAACTCGAACAACTCATCGAGAACAACCATCGCGAGACCGCGGGCGCCGAGGAGAAAATTCGCGTTCAAGAAGAACTCCTCGCGTCACTCAATACCGAGTTCGAGCAGATCGATTCCAGCCTCGCCTCCGAACAGGCCAAATTACAGGCCCAGCAGGACGCTGTGCGGCAACTCGACGCCGACCTTTCTCAGAAGAATACTGCGTTGACCGAAGCCAAGTCTGCGCTCGTCGACCTGGAGAGCGCCATCGCCCATAGCCGCAACGAACTGGCGGGACTCGACCAGAAAAAGAAGTACGATGTCGTCCGCGCCGAGCGTCTCTCGACCGAACGTTTGCAACTAGAAGATCAGCGCCGCGCGCTGGAGCAACGCCTCCAGACCTATAACGATGGCCTTGCCGAACTGCGCAGTAGCGTGAATACGCTGCGTGCCGCGTTGACCGCGAAGCAGTCCGAGTTGAACGAGGTTTCTTCGCAAGCAAGCGTCGCCACGCTGACGCATCAAGTGGGAATCACGGACGCCTCGCAGAAGGGCGCGCGACTCGACGTGCTGCGCCAGTTCTTCGCCGCGCCGGATGGACGGACGACTCTTGGCAACATCCTTGACGTCGAACCCCAATACGGTGCCGCCATTGAAGCCGCGTTGCATCACGCGATTCACACGATCTTGGCCGATGACCTCAGTGCCGCCCGTCAATTGCTCGCGAGCGGACTGCAGAATCCATCCGTCGCCGCGCCGGAATCACCGCGCGTCAGCCTTGATCAATCGACCGGCGACCTGCCGCAAGGCGCGATGGCTTGGGCAACCGCTGTCGCCTGCGTCCGCGATGTGCGCTTTGAGCCACTGGTTCGTTCGCTGCTGCACGGCGTGGTGATAGCAGGCGATCTGGATATCGCACTTTCTCTGCGGCAATATCATCCGCACTTGGCGGTCGCCACGCTTCGAGGAGAGTTGGTGGATGAGCACGGCATCCTGAGCGCTGTCTCCAAGAGCCACATCGCTGAAATCGGCGAGCTGACGCAGGAAGTCGCGCAACTTCAGGCGCGGGTTTCCGGCCAGGAAACTGCCCGGGTTGAACTGGAGCAGAAGGAGGCCGCCCTCGAAACCGAGCTTTCCGTTCTCCGCGCCGATCTCCACGCGAAGGAAATCGCCCTCGCCGCGAAGGAAGGCGAGCTCAACGCGTTGGCGACCGAAGGCCGCGACCTGGAGAGCAAGGTCCACACGGTGGTGTTCGAGTTGCAGTCGATCGAACAGCAGGACACTGAGGAGAAACAGCGCCGTGAGACGATTCTAGTTGCCCTGCGCGGGTCGGAAGCGCGCCAGGGTGAACTGCAACAGCAGATGAACGTCGCCCAGCAAGCGGTTAACGAACTGCTGGTTCGCAAGGAGCAGATGACCCAGCAACTCACCGAGTTGCGTGTCAGTGTCGGCGGCATCGAGCACAAGCGCCGGGCGATCGAGAGCCAGCGCGAGCCCATTGCGGCCCGTGTGCGCGACCTGCACGAGCGCATGGAGATCTGCGCCAGTGAAATCACCAGTTACACGGCAAAGATCGAACAGTTTCGGACGGAGATTGGCGAGTCGGAGCAGAAGATCGCCGAACTCGCCGGTGCCCGCGAGCAATCGCAACAGCACATCAGCGGCCTCCAACACCAGCGCGCTGAAGTGGCCACCGGCATCGAGCAGGCCGAGGAAGAACTGCGCGGCATCCGCAAACAGGCGAACGACGCGCAGTCGCAAAAATCAGGCTTTGAAGTCCAGCTCGCTCAAAAGCGAATGGAGAGCCAGAACCTCAAGGACCGCGTCTGGCAGAAGTATCAAGTGAATGTCGAGGATGTTCGCGCGGACCTGATCAATATCACCGTTGCCGACCAGGGTCCCGCGATCACTGAGCAAGTGGAACTGCCGGTCGATTGGGACGCCATCGAACTCCAGGTCACCGAGCTTCAGTCGAAGCTCGACGCGATGGGCCCGGTAAACGTGGAAGCCATCAACGAGTTTGAGGAATTGGAGCAGCGCCACAATTTCCTTTCCCAACAGCACGAGGACCTCGTCAAGGCGAAGGACCAGCTCCTGCAGGTCATCACCAAGATCAACCTGACCACGAAGCAGCTTTTCCAGGAAACCTTCGAGAAGATCCGCGAGAATTTCCAGATCATGTACACCGAGTTGTTCGGTGGCGGGAAAGCCAACCTGATCCTGCTCGACGAAAACGACCCGCTCGAAAGCGGCATCGAGATCGTGGCAAAACCGCCGGGCAAGCAACTCCAGAGCGTCACCCTGCTCAGCGGCGGCGAGAAGACCCTGACCGCCACCGCGCTGCTATTCGCCATCTATATGGTCAAGCCGTCGCCGTTCTGCGTGCTGGACGAGTTGGACGCGCCGCTCGATGAATCGAACATCAACCGTTTCGTCCGCATCCTGCAACGGTTCATCACGCAGTCGCAGTTCGTCATCATCACGCACAACAAGCGCACCATCGGCATGGCCGATGCGCTCTACGGCATCACGATGGAAGAGCACGGCGTCTCGAAGGTCGTGAGCGTGAAGTTCAGTCCGCGCGAGGAAACCCAGCGCAAACAGTCCGAGAAAGCCCGCGAGCTGCAGGAAGAACGCATCGACGGTGCGGCAACCCTGGCCGCCGACCTGCGCCCGCACGAAGAAGATTTGCACAACGATCTCCTGGAGCGCAAGGAACAGACTGTC